CGAACTCCTGACCTGTCGCGTCGACCTCGCGCAGGCCGCGCCGGTGCAGGATCTCCAGCAGCTCCGCGCGCACCGAGCCGAGGTTTCCGGCGTCGTCCGCGGCATCGTTCGCGTTCCCGTCACGGGCCACCTGGCCGGTGAGCGCGTCGATCCGGTCCACGACGAGCAGGATCTCCCGGGCCAGCGGCGCCACGAACTCCTCGACCAGGCCCTGCCGGGCGAACTCCAGCTGGCGGTACAGCTCGTCGTACATCCGCTGCCGGGCCTGGTCCTCCAGCAGGCGGCGCTGGAACAGGTCGCGCAGCGCGGCCACCTCCTTCGCCAGCTCGGCCACCTCCGGCGACCCGGCCAGGTGCTGCGCGGCCGGCCCCCCGTCAGGCTGCTCGGCCGGTTGCCTCACCGGCTGCGAGGTTCGTTCGGACATGCCTAGATTCCCTTCCGGAAGGTTCCGCCGTAGGTGGGCCCGCGGCCGCCGCCCCGGCCGCGGCCGTATCCGCGCCGGTGCTGCTTCCAGGCCGGCTGCCGGTGGCGGAAGACGTACAGCACGAGAATCAGCACGATCCAGCACGCGCCCACCACCCGCAGGCTCTGCACGTGGGCGAGGGCGACGAACAGGATCGCGCCGGCCAGCGGGACGAGGTACAGCCGCAGCGAGCGGCTGCGCACCCACACCGGGGCGCGGGCCTCGGCGAGCAGGTCCTTCAGCTCCTCGGCGTACATCGTCACGTTCCAGTCGGTCAGGCCGAGCTTGCGGATGCGGCGCAGGTGCCGGCGGACCAGGGTGTACTGCCGCCGGGAGGTGATGACCGGCCGGTCGGTTCCCCGGCCGTCGCCCCAGTGGTCGACGCTGGTGACGGCCACCTCGTACAGCGCGGTGGCCAGCGCGACCTTGACGTCCTCCGCCTCGGGGTTGGCCTCGGCCGCGCGCTGCAGGACCGCCAGCCCCTCCTTCACCTTGCCGGCACCGACCTGGGCGGCACCCAGGCCGGTGAGCGCGCGGAGATTGCCGGGCTCGCGTTCACGGACGTAGTCGTACTCGGCCTGGGCGAGGCGCCACCTGCCCTGCTCGAGGTAGCGGTCGCCCCGGCGCAGGTGGTCGTGCAGGTCGGGATCGCGGCGGTGACCGGACGAGCCCTGGCCGCCGGAGCCGGTCCCGCCGGAGCCGGAGCCACTCGACCCCCTCGGCCCGCCCGGTGCGGGGGCCGGCGCGGGCACCCGGTCGCGAACGCCGCCGCCGGGGCCGGTCGCGCCGCCCGCGGTCGCCGCGGCCTGCCGGGCCCGGGCGAGTTTCTCGTCGTACGCCGAACGTGCCGCCGGGTCCAGCAGCGCCTTCTCCGCCGCGTCGACGTCACGCACCCGCTGCTCGGCGTAGGCCCGGCGCTCGGGGTCCGGGCTGGACTGGCGGCGCACCCAGACCCGGCGCTGCGCGGTGATCGCCGCCCGGATCTGCTCGGCGCCGGCGCTCGGCGCGACCTCGAGGATCTCGTAGTAGTCGACGGGCATGGTCTCAGTCGTCTTCAGTCAGCACAGTCGGCTCGGTCGTCATCGGTCGGCTCGTCGGCTCAGCTGATGTCGAGCAGCCGCATCCGGTCGGTGGCCGACGCGACCTCGCCCTCGGCCATCGTGGCGACGTTGTTCACCTCGAAGGTGCCGATCCGCTCCCCCGACGTCTTGTCGTGCACCTCGATGAAGACTGTCTGGTCGATGTCGTACGCGTAGACCACCTCGAACGGCGCGCCCGCCGGATAGGGCGGGATGTCGAAGGTCTGCTCGCCGATCGCGCGTACGTAGTCGGGGTCGTCGTC
This Actinopolymorpha cephalotaxi DNA region includes the following protein-coding sequences:
- a CDS encoding nucleotide exchange factor GrpE codes for the protein MSERTSQPVRQPAEQPDGGPAAQHLAGSPEVAELAKEVAALRDLFQRRLLEDQARQRMYDELYRQLEFARQGLVEEFVAPLAREILLVVDRIDALTGQVARDGNANDAADDAGNLGSVRAELLEILHRRGLREVDATGQEFDPRVHEAVARVPVEPGDQVGRVVEVRRPGYALADRLLRPAQVGVGYRPAGARS
- a CDS encoding J domain-containing protein produces the protein MPVDYYEILEVAPSAGAEQIRAAITAQRRVWVRRQSSPDPERRAYAEQRVRDVDAAEKALLDPAARSAYDEKLARARQAAATAGGATGPGGGVRDRVPAPAPAPGGPRGSSGSGSGGTGSGGQGSSGHRRDPDLHDHLRRGDRYLEQGRWRLAQAEYDYVREREPGNLRALTGLGAAQVGAGKVKEGLAVLQRAAEANPEAEDVKVALATALYEVAVTSVDHWGDGRGTDRPVITSRRQYTLVRRHLRRIRKLGLTDWNVTMYAEELKDLLAEARAPVWVRSRSLRLYLVPLAGAILFVALAHVQSLRVVGACWIVLILVLYVFRHRQPAWKQHRRGYGRGRGGGRGPTYGGTFRKGI